ATTGCTAATGTTGTTTTTTTCATGTCTCGTAATCTCTAAATGTCAGATAAAGCAAAAGTTGCTGTGTATGTGACTGTCAGATTCAATTTATAACGCTAAGTTCCGGATTTAAGTTTCTGGAAAAAGTAAAAAATTATTGTCCGTCTTTACAAAACTTTCGCATTATTCCACAGCCATCAAGCGGCGGTATTCATCCCAGGCATAGAGATCGGTCATGCCGCTGATATAATCCTGAATCAAACGACAGCGATAATAGTACTCCATCAACGGATACTCGGTGGCGTCGCGCGGAATTTTATTTACCGCTTCGACATACGCCAGACGATGCCGCGTTGACAGTTTCTGAAACAGACGGCTTTCAATCGGCAAATGGCGTAAACGCTCTTTTTCCACCAGCTCGTTAAAATCCGCCAGCGATAATTTCAGCAACGGCTGGTAAATTTCCAGCAGCCCGCTAATCACGCGGTATCCCTGCAGTTCCAGTTGCTCTACATCAGGATGGCTGAATACCTGATTAATGGCGACGTTTTTATATAATTCAAGCAGCTGGCTGTAATCACTTTCGTCTTCAAGCAGCGCGTGGTTGAAATCCCCGGCATATATCTTCGGAAGGTTATCGATAAATCGCTGCGCGGCGTAAGGCACCAGCTTATTCAGTGTATTGACCCGCAAATACATAAAGAACTGATCTTCTGTACTGCGACTTAAGGTATTAGACCGAGATTTATCCCAGGCGTTTTCGACAACCTGTGAGAACAGCGAGCCTTTTTCGTGCGTGCCCCACGCGTCATACAGGTGCTGATAAAGTTGCTCCACGCTGAAAATGCGTTTCTCAACGGCATCTTCCAGGTCGGCCACGCAATAAGAAATATCGTCGGCGGCTTCCATAATCCACGTCAAAGGAAAGCGACTGTAAGGGGCTAAATCGAGTTCTTTACGTAACCTCGCAATATAGGCCTCTTCGGCGAAATAATAGCCAGGTTTCTTCATTAAATAGCTGTGACTTTCTGGCGGCTTGCCACGCCACCATGCAGGACGCGTGTACTTCAGAATACAGCCGACCTGCGCCCAGGT
This DNA window, taken from Scandinavium goeteborgense, encodes the following:
- the dgt gene encoding dGTPase, whose translation is MATIDFRTKINWRRRYRSPQNAATEHEILQIFESDRGRIVNSPAIRRLQQKTQVFPLERNAAVRTRLTHSLEVQQVGRYIAKEVLSRLKERKLLEAYGLDELTGPFESIVEMACLMHDIGNPPFGHFGEAAINDWFRQRLWPADAASQPLSDDRCLVGTLRLRDGEDTLNELRRRVRQDLCQFEGNAQGIRLVHTLMRMNLTWAQVGCILKYTRPAWWRGKPPESHSYLMKKPGYYFAEEAYIARLRKELDLAPYSRFPLTWIMEAADDISYCVADLEDAVEKRIFSVEQLYQHLYDAWGTHEKGSLFSQVVENAWDKSRSNTLSRSTEDQFFMYLRVNTLNKLVPYAAQRFIDNLPKIYAGDFNHALLEDESDYSQLLELYKNVAINQVFSHPDVEQLELQGYRVISGLLEIYQPLLKLSLADFNELVEKERLRHLPIESRLFQKLSTRHRLAYVEAVNKIPRDATEYPLMEYYYRCRLIQDYISGMTDLYAWDEYRRLMAVE